From the Saimiri boliviensis isolate mSaiBol1 chromosome X, mSaiBol1.pri, whole genome shotgun sequence genome, one window contains:
- the IQSEC2 gene encoding IQ motif and SEC7 domain-containing protein 2 isoform X8, producing MEPPRRSNRSTASHTLHQYCCPTQVLDSMKLTPSGRLAESSVEGDAPGSDLSTAVDSPGSQPPYRLSQLPTSSSHMGGPPAGVGLPWAQRARLQPASVALRKQEEEEIKRSKALSDSYELSTDLQDKKVEMLERKYGGSFLSRRAARTIQTAFRQYRMNKNFERLRSSASESRMSRRIILSNMRMQFSFEEYEKAQNPAYFEGKPASLDEGAMAGARSHRLERGLPYGGSCGGGIDGGGSSVTTSGEFSNDITELEDSFSKQVKSLAESIDEALNCHPSGPMSEEPGSAQLEKRESKEQQEDSSATSFSDLPLYLDDTVTQQSPERLPSTEPPPQGRPEFWAPAPLPPVPPPVPSGTREDGSREEGTRRGPGCLECRDFRLRAAHLPLLTIEPPSDSSVDLSDRSDRGSVHRQLVYEADGCSPHGTLKHKGPPGRAPIPHRHYPAPEGPAPAPPGPLPPAPNSGTGPSGVAGGRRLGKCEAAGENSDGGDNESLESSSNSNETINCSSGSSSRDSLREPPATGLCKQTYQRETRHSWDSPAFNNDVVQRRHYRIGLNLFNKKPEKGIQYLIERGFLSDTPVGVAHFILERKGLSRQMIGEFLGNRQKQFNRDVLDCVVDEMDFSSMDLDDALRKFQSHIRVQGEAQKVERLIEAFSQRYCVCNPALVRQFRNPDTIFILAFAIILLNTDMYSPSVKAERKMKLDDFIKNLRGVDNGEDIPRDLLVGIYQRIQGRELRTNDDHVSQVQAVERMIVGKKPVLSLPHRRLVCCCQLYEVPDPNRPQRLGLHQREVFLFNDLLVVTKIFQKKKILVTYSFRQSFPLVEMHMQLFQNSYYQFGIKLLSAVPGGERKVLIIFNAPSLQDRLRFTSDLRESIAEVQEMEKYRVESELEKQKGMMRPNASQPGGAKDSVNGTMARSSLEDTYGAGDGLKRGALSSSLRDLSDAGVCY from the exons TGTGGAGGGTGATGCCCCAGGCAGTGACCTGAGCACAGCGGTTGATAGTCCTGGGAGCCAACCCCCCTACCGGCTGAGCCAGCTGCCCACCTCCAGCAGCCACATGGGGGGCCCCCCTGCTGGAGTGGGCCTTCCCTGGGCTCAGCGAGCACGCCTGCAGCCAGCCAGTGTCGCCCtgaggaagcaggaggaggaggagataaaGCGCTCCAAGGCCCTATCGGACAGCTATGAACTCTCCACAGACCTGCAGGACAAGAAG GTGGAAATGCTGGAGAGGAAGTATGGGGGCTCCTTCCTGAGCCGCAGGGCTGCCAGGACCATCCAGACAGCCTTCCGCCAGTATCGCATGAACAAGAACTTTGAGCGGCTACGCAGCTCAGCCTCTGAAAGCCGCATGTCCCGCCGCATCATCCTTTCCAACATGCGGATGCAGTTCTCCTTTGAGGAGTATGAAAAGGCACAGAACCCCGCGTACTTCGAGGGCAAGCCTGCCTCGCTGGACGAGGGTGCCATGGCTGGTGCCCGGAGCCACCGGCTTGAACGGGGGCTCCCGTATGGAGGCTCCTGTGGTGGGGGCATTGATGGTGGTGGAAGCTCCGTCACCACATCTGGAGAGTTTTCTAATGACATCACGGAGCTTGAGGACTCCTTCTCCAAACAG GTAAAGTCTCTGGCTGAATCCATCGACGAAGCCCTGAACTGCCACCCATCGGGACCCATGTCTGAGGAGCCAGGGTCAGCCCAGCTGGAGAAGCGGGAGTCAAAGGAACAGCAAGAGGACAGCTCAGCCACATCTTTCAGTGACCTTCCCCTCTACCTGGATGACACAGTTACCCAACAATCCCCTGAGCGACTGCCCAGCACAGAACCCCCACCCCAGGGCCGGCCCGAGTTCTGGGCACCAGCCCCTCTCCCGCCAGTACCTCCACCAGTGCCATCAGGAACCCGGGAAGATGGTAGCCGAGAGGAAGGCACTCGCAGGGGCCCCGGGTGCTTGGAGTGCCGGGATTTCCGGCTGCGGGCCGCCCACCTTCCCCTGCTTACCATTGAGCCTCCTAGTGACAGCTCCGTGGACCTGAGTGACCGCTCAGATCGCGGCTCCGTCCACCGCCAGCTGGTGTATGAGGCTGATGGCTGCAGCCCCCATGGGACCCTGAAGCACAAGGGGCCACCAGGCAGGGCCCCGATCCCACACCGACACTACCCAGCCCCTgagggcccagccccagccccaccagggcccctgcccccagcccccaacagtgGCACTGGGCCCAGTGGTGTGGCTGGGGGTCGGAGGTTGGGGAAGTGCGAGGCAGCAGGCGAGAACTCTGATGGTGGCGATAATGAGAGCCTCGAGAGCTCCAGCAATTCCAATGAGACCATCAACTGCAGCTCCGGCTCCTCTTCTCGGGACAGCCTGAGGGAGCCTCCGGCCACCGGCCTGTGCAAGCAGACTTACCAGCGGGAGACGAGGCACAGCTGGGACTCGCCAGCCTTCAACAATGACGTGGTCCAGAGGCGGCACTACCGAATCGGCCTCAACCTCTTCAACAA GAAGCCAGAGAAGGGTATCCAGTATCTGATCGAGCGGGGCTTCCTGTCAGACACACCGGTGGGAGTGGCTCACTTCATCCTGGAGCGGAAAGGCCTCAGCCGGCAGATGATAGGGGAATTCCTAGGGAACCGGCAGAAGCAGTTCAACAGAGACGTGTTGGA CTGTGTGGTGGATGAGATGGACTTCTCCTCCATGGATCTGGATGATGCACTCCGGAAGTTCCAGTCCCATATTCGGGTTCAGGGTGAGGCCCAGAAAGTGGAGCGACTCATCGAAGCCTTCAG CCAGCGGTACTGCGTCTGTAACCCAGCCCTCGTGCGCCAGTTCCGGAACCCAGACACCATTTTCATCCTTGCTTTTGCCATCATCCTCCTCAATACCGACATGTACAGTCCCAGCGTCAAGGCTGAACGAAAGATGAAACTAGATGACTTCATCAAGAACCTGAGAG GGGTTGACAATGGTGAAGACATCCCCAGAGACCTTCTGGTGGGCATCTACCAGCGCATCCAGGGGCGTGAACTGCGGACCAATGATGACCATGTGTCCCAGGTGCAGGCTGTGGAGCGCATGATTGTTGGAAAGAAACCG GTCCTGTCTCTCCCTCACCGTCGACTGGTTTGCTGCTGCCAGCTCTACGAGGTGCCAGATCCAAACCGCCCCCAGAGGCTAGGGTTGCATCAGCGGGAGGTCTTCCTCTTCAATGATCTCCTTGTG GTCACCAAAATTTTCCAGAAGAAGAAGATCTTGGTGACTTACAGCTTCCGTCAGTCTTTCCCGCTCGTGGAAATGCACATGCAGCTCTTCCAGAATTCAT ATTACCAGTTTGGGATCAAGTTGCTGTCTGCAGTACCTGGCGGGGAGCGAAAAGTCCTCATCATCTTCAACGCCCCCAGCCTCCAGGACCGGCTGCGCTTCACATCCGACCTGCGCGAGTCCATTGCAGAGGTGCAGGAGATGGAGAAATACCGTGTGGAGT CGGAGCTGGAGAAGCAGAAAGGTATGATGCGGCCTAACGCCTCACAACCCGGAGGGGCCAAGGACTCAGTGAATGGGACGATGGCCCGCAGTAGCCTGGAGGACACTTACGGGGCAGGCGATGGGCTCAAACGGGGCGCACTCAGCAGTTCCCTGCGAGACCTCTCTGATGCAG
- the IQSEC2 gene encoding IQ motif and SEC7 domain-containing protein 2 isoform X9, which yields MEPPRRSNSVEGDAPGSDLSTAVDSPGSQPPYRLSQLPTSSSHMGGPPAGVGLPWAQRARLQPASVALRKQEEEEIKRSKALSDSYELSTDLQDKKVEMLERKYGGSFLSRRAARTIQTAFRQYRMNKNFERLRSSASESRMSRRIILSNMRMQFSFEEYEKAQNPAYFEGKPASLDEGAMAGARSHRLERGLPYGGSCGGGIDGGGSSVTTSGEFSNDITELEDSFSKQVKSLAESIDEALNCHPSGPMSEEPGSAQLEKRESKEQQEDSSATSFSDLPLYLDDTVTQQSPERLPSTEPPPQGRPEFWAPAPLPPVPPPVPSGTREDGSREEGTRRGPGCLECRDFRLRAAHLPLLTIEPPSDSSVDLSDRSDRGSVHRQLVYEADGCSPHGTLKHKGPPGRAPIPHRHYPAPEGPAPAPPGPLPPAPNSGTGPSGVAGGRRLGKCEAAGENSDGGDNESLESSSNSNETINCSSGSSSRDSLREPPATGLCKQTYQRETRHSWDSPAFNNDVVQRRHYRIGLNLFNKKPEKGIQYLIERGFLSDTPVGVAHFILERKGLSRQMIGEFLGNRQKQFNRDVLDCVVDEMDFSSMDLDDALRKFQSHIRVQGEAQKVERLIEAFSQRYCVCNPALVRQFRNPDTIFILAFAIILLNTDMYSPSVKAERKMKLDDFIKNLRGVDNGEDIPRDLLVGIYQRIQGRELRTNDDHVSQVQAVERMIVGKKPVLSLPHRRLVCCCQLYEVPDPNRPQRLGLHQREVFLFNDLLVVTKIFQKKKILVTYSFRQSFPLVEMHMQLFQNSYYQFGIKLLSAVPGGERKVLIIFNAPSLQDRLRFTSDLRESIAEVQEMEKYRVESELEKQKGMMRPNASQPGGAKDSVNGTMARSSLEDTYGAGDGLKRGALSSSLRDLSDAGVCY from the exons TGTGGAGGGTGATGCCCCAGGCAGTGACCTGAGCACAGCGGTTGATAGTCCTGGGAGCCAACCCCCCTACCGGCTGAGCCAGCTGCCCACCTCCAGCAGCCACATGGGGGGCCCCCCTGCTGGAGTGGGCCTTCCCTGGGCTCAGCGAGCACGCCTGCAGCCAGCCAGTGTCGCCCtgaggaagcaggaggaggaggagataaaGCGCTCCAAGGCCCTATCGGACAGCTATGAACTCTCCACAGACCTGCAGGACAAGAAG GTGGAAATGCTGGAGAGGAAGTATGGGGGCTCCTTCCTGAGCCGCAGGGCTGCCAGGACCATCCAGACAGCCTTCCGCCAGTATCGCATGAACAAGAACTTTGAGCGGCTACGCAGCTCAGCCTCTGAAAGCCGCATGTCCCGCCGCATCATCCTTTCCAACATGCGGATGCAGTTCTCCTTTGAGGAGTATGAAAAGGCACAGAACCCCGCGTACTTCGAGGGCAAGCCTGCCTCGCTGGACGAGGGTGCCATGGCTGGTGCCCGGAGCCACCGGCTTGAACGGGGGCTCCCGTATGGAGGCTCCTGTGGTGGGGGCATTGATGGTGGTGGAAGCTCCGTCACCACATCTGGAGAGTTTTCTAATGACATCACGGAGCTTGAGGACTCCTTCTCCAAACAG GTAAAGTCTCTGGCTGAATCCATCGACGAAGCCCTGAACTGCCACCCATCGGGACCCATGTCTGAGGAGCCAGGGTCAGCCCAGCTGGAGAAGCGGGAGTCAAAGGAACAGCAAGAGGACAGCTCAGCCACATCTTTCAGTGACCTTCCCCTCTACCTGGATGACACAGTTACCCAACAATCCCCTGAGCGACTGCCCAGCACAGAACCCCCACCCCAGGGCCGGCCCGAGTTCTGGGCACCAGCCCCTCTCCCGCCAGTACCTCCACCAGTGCCATCAGGAACCCGGGAAGATGGTAGCCGAGAGGAAGGCACTCGCAGGGGCCCCGGGTGCTTGGAGTGCCGGGATTTCCGGCTGCGGGCCGCCCACCTTCCCCTGCTTACCATTGAGCCTCCTAGTGACAGCTCCGTGGACCTGAGTGACCGCTCAGATCGCGGCTCCGTCCACCGCCAGCTGGTGTATGAGGCTGATGGCTGCAGCCCCCATGGGACCCTGAAGCACAAGGGGCCACCAGGCAGGGCCCCGATCCCACACCGACACTACCCAGCCCCTgagggcccagccccagccccaccagggcccctgcccccagcccccaacagtgGCACTGGGCCCAGTGGTGTGGCTGGGGGTCGGAGGTTGGGGAAGTGCGAGGCAGCAGGCGAGAACTCTGATGGTGGCGATAATGAGAGCCTCGAGAGCTCCAGCAATTCCAATGAGACCATCAACTGCAGCTCCGGCTCCTCTTCTCGGGACAGCCTGAGGGAGCCTCCGGCCACCGGCCTGTGCAAGCAGACTTACCAGCGGGAGACGAGGCACAGCTGGGACTCGCCAGCCTTCAACAATGACGTGGTCCAGAGGCGGCACTACCGAATCGGCCTCAACCTCTTCAACAA GAAGCCAGAGAAGGGTATCCAGTATCTGATCGAGCGGGGCTTCCTGTCAGACACACCGGTGGGAGTGGCTCACTTCATCCTGGAGCGGAAAGGCCTCAGCCGGCAGATGATAGGGGAATTCCTAGGGAACCGGCAGAAGCAGTTCAACAGAGACGTGTTGGA CTGTGTGGTGGATGAGATGGACTTCTCCTCCATGGATCTGGATGATGCACTCCGGAAGTTCCAGTCCCATATTCGGGTTCAGGGTGAGGCCCAGAAAGTGGAGCGACTCATCGAAGCCTTCAG CCAGCGGTACTGCGTCTGTAACCCAGCCCTCGTGCGCCAGTTCCGGAACCCAGACACCATTTTCATCCTTGCTTTTGCCATCATCCTCCTCAATACCGACATGTACAGTCCCAGCGTCAAGGCTGAACGAAAGATGAAACTAGATGACTTCATCAAGAACCTGAGAG GGGTTGACAATGGTGAAGACATCCCCAGAGACCTTCTGGTGGGCATCTACCAGCGCATCCAGGGGCGTGAACTGCGGACCAATGATGACCATGTGTCCCAGGTGCAGGCTGTGGAGCGCATGATTGTTGGAAAGAAACCG GTCCTGTCTCTCCCTCACCGTCGACTGGTTTGCTGCTGCCAGCTCTACGAGGTGCCAGATCCAAACCGCCCCCAGAGGCTAGGGTTGCATCAGCGGGAGGTCTTCCTCTTCAATGATCTCCTTGTG GTCACCAAAATTTTCCAGAAGAAGAAGATCTTGGTGACTTACAGCTTCCGTCAGTCTTTCCCGCTCGTGGAAATGCACATGCAGCTCTTCCAGAATTCAT ATTACCAGTTTGGGATCAAGTTGCTGTCTGCAGTACCTGGCGGGGAGCGAAAAGTCCTCATCATCTTCAACGCCCCCAGCCTCCAGGACCGGCTGCGCTTCACATCCGACCTGCGCGAGTCCATTGCAGAGGTGCAGGAGATGGAGAAATACCGTGTGGAGT CGGAGCTGGAGAAGCAGAAAGGTATGATGCGGCCTAACGCCTCACAACCCGGAGGGGCCAAGGACTCAGTGAATGGGACGATGGCCCGCAGTAGCCTGGAGGACACTTACGGGGCAGGCGATGGGCTCAAACGGGGCGCACTCAGCAGTTCCCTGCGAGACCTCTCTGATGCAG
- the IQSEC2 gene encoding IQ motif and SEC7 domain-containing protein 2 isoform X7: MEPPRRSNSLPFLLPHSLSPSRPHRPPCHFPPSLSLSVSLCLSLSLRSTASHTLHQYCCPTQVLDSMKLTPSGRLAESSVEGDAPGSDLSTAVDSPGSQPPYRLSQLPTSSSHMGGPPAGVGLPWAQRARLQPASVALRKQEEEEIKRSKALSDSYELSTDLQDKKVEMLERKYGGSFLSRRAARTIQTAFRQYRMNKNFERLRSSASESRMSRRIILSNMRMQFSFEEYEKAQNPAYFEGKPASLDEGAMAGARSHRLERGLPYGGSCGGGIDGGGSSVTTSGEFSNDITELEDSFSKQVKSLAESIDEALNCHPSGPMSEEPGSAQLEKRESKEQQEDSSATSFSDLPLYLDDTVTQQSPERLPSTEPPPQGRPEFWAPAPLPPVPPPVPSGTREDGSREEGTRRGPGCLECRDFRLRAAHLPLLTIEPPSDSSVDLSDRSDRGSVHRQLVYEADGCSPHGTLKHKGPPGRAPIPHRHYPAPEGPAPAPPGPLPPAPNSGTGPSGVAGGRRLGKCEAAGENSDGGDNESLESSSNSNETINCSSGSSSRDSLREPPATGLCKQTYQRETRHSWDSPAFNNDVVQRRHYRIGLNLFNKKPEKGIQYLIERGFLSDTPVGVAHFILERKGLSRQMIGEFLGNRQKQFNRDVLDCVVDEMDFSSMDLDDALRKFQSHIRVQGEAQKVERLIEAFSQRYCVCNPALVRQFRNPDTIFILAFAIILLNTDMYSPSVKAERKMKLDDFIKNLRGVDNGEDIPRDLLVGIYQRIQGRELRTNDDHVSQVQAVERMIVGKKPVLSLPHRRLVCCCQLYEVPDPNRPQRLGLHQREVFLFNDLLVVTKIFQKKKILVTYSFRQSFPLVEMHMQLFQNSYYQFGIKLLSAVPGGERKVLIIFNAPSLQDRLRFTSDLRESIAEVQEMEKYRVESELEKQKGMMRPNASQPGGAKDSVNGTMARSSLEDTYGAGDGLKRGALSSSLRDLSDAGVCY, encoded by the exons TGTGGAGGGTGATGCCCCAGGCAGTGACCTGAGCACAGCGGTTGATAGTCCTGGGAGCCAACCCCCCTACCGGCTGAGCCAGCTGCCCACCTCCAGCAGCCACATGGGGGGCCCCCCTGCTGGAGTGGGCCTTCCCTGGGCTCAGCGAGCACGCCTGCAGCCAGCCAGTGTCGCCCtgaggaagcaggaggaggaggagataaaGCGCTCCAAGGCCCTATCGGACAGCTATGAACTCTCCACAGACCTGCAGGACAAGAAG GTGGAAATGCTGGAGAGGAAGTATGGGGGCTCCTTCCTGAGCCGCAGGGCTGCCAGGACCATCCAGACAGCCTTCCGCCAGTATCGCATGAACAAGAACTTTGAGCGGCTACGCAGCTCAGCCTCTGAAAGCCGCATGTCCCGCCGCATCATCCTTTCCAACATGCGGATGCAGTTCTCCTTTGAGGAGTATGAAAAGGCACAGAACCCCGCGTACTTCGAGGGCAAGCCTGCCTCGCTGGACGAGGGTGCCATGGCTGGTGCCCGGAGCCACCGGCTTGAACGGGGGCTCCCGTATGGAGGCTCCTGTGGTGGGGGCATTGATGGTGGTGGAAGCTCCGTCACCACATCTGGAGAGTTTTCTAATGACATCACGGAGCTTGAGGACTCCTTCTCCAAACAG GTAAAGTCTCTGGCTGAATCCATCGACGAAGCCCTGAACTGCCACCCATCGGGACCCATGTCTGAGGAGCCAGGGTCAGCCCAGCTGGAGAAGCGGGAGTCAAAGGAACAGCAAGAGGACAGCTCAGCCACATCTTTCAGTGACCTTCCCCTCTACCTGGATGACACAGTTACCCAACAATCCCCTGAGCGACTGCCCAGCACAGAACCCCCACCCCAGGGCCGGCCCGAGTTCTGGGCACCAGCCCCTCTCCCGCCAGTACCTCCACCAGTGCCATCAGGAACCCGGGAAGATGGTAGCCGAGAGGAAGGCACTCGCAGGGGCCCCGGGTGCTTGGAGTGCCGGGATTTCCGGCTGCGGGCCGCCCACCTTCCCCTGCTTACCATTGAGCCTCCTAGTGACAGCTCCGTGGACCTGAGTGACCGCTCAGATCGCGGCTCCGTCCACCGCCAGCTGGTGTATGAGGCTGATGGCTGCAGCCCCCATGGGACCCTGAAGCACAAGGGGCCACCAGGCAGGGCCCCGATCCCACACCGACACTACCCAGCCCCTgagggcccagccccagccccaccagggcccctgcccccagcccccaacagtgGCACTGGGCCCAGTGGTGTGGCTGGGGGTCGGAGGTTGGGGAAGTGCGAGGCAGCAGGCGAGAACTCTGATGGTGGCGATAATGAGAGCCTCGAGAGCTCCAGCAATTCCAATGAGACCATCAACTGCAGCTCCGGCTCCTCTTCTCGGGACAGCCTGAGGGAGCCTCCGGCCACCGGCCTGTGCAAGCAGACTTACCAGCGGGAGACGAGGCACAGCTGGGACTCGCCAGCCTTCAACAATGACGTGGTCCAGAGGCGGCACTACCGAATCGGCCTCAACCTCTTCAACAA GAAGCCAGAGAAGGGTATCCAGTATCTGATCGAGCGGGGCTTCCTGTCAGACACACCGGTGGGAGTGGCTCACTTCATCCTGGAGCGGAAAGGCCTCAGCCGGCAGATGATAGGGGAATTCCTAGGGAACCGGCAGAAGCAGTTCAACAGAGACGTGTTGGA CTGTGTGGTGGATGAGATGGACTTCTCCTCCATGGATCTGGATGATGCACTCCGGAAGTTCCAGTCCCATATTCGGGTTCAGGGTGAGGCCCAGAAAGTGGAGCGACTCATCGAAGCCTTCAG CCAGCGGTACTGCGTCTGTAACCCAGCCCTCGTGCGCCAGTTCCGGAACCCAGACACCATTTTCATCCTTGCTTTTGCCATCATCCTCCTCAATACCGACATGTACAGTCCCAGCGTCAAGGCTGAACGAAAGATGAAACTAGATGACTTCATCAAGAACCTGAGAG GGGTTGACAATGGTGAAGACATCCCCAGAGACCTTCTGGTGGGCATCTACCAGCGCATCCAGGGGCGTGAACTGCGGACCAATGATGACCATGTGTCCCAGGTGCAGGCTGTGGAGCGCATGATTGTTGGAAAGAAACCG GTCCTGTCTCTCCCTCACCGTCGACTGGTTTGCTGCTGCCAGCTCTACGAGGTGCCAGATCCAAACCGCCCCCAGAGGCTAGGGTTGCATCAGCGGGAGGTCTTCCTCTTCAATGATCTCCTTGTG GTCACCAAAATTTTCCAGAAGAAGAAGATCTTGGTGACTTACAGCTTCCGTCAGTCTTTCCCGCTCGTGGAAATGCACATGCAGCTCTTCCAGAATTCAT ATTACCAGTTTGGGATCAAGTTGCTGTCTGCAGTACCTGGCGGGGAGCGAAAAGTCCTCATCATCTTCAACGCCCCCAGCCTCCAGGACCGGCTGCGCTTCACATCCGACCTGCGCGAGTCCATTGCAGAGGTGCAGGAGATGGAGAAATACCGTGTGGAGT CGGAGCTGGAGAAGCAGAAAGGTATGATGCGGCCTAACGCCTCACAACCCGGAGGGGCCAAGGACTCAGTGAATGGGACGATGGCCCGCAGTAGCCTGGAGGACACTTACGGGGCAGGCGATGGGCTCAAACGGGGCGCACTCAGCAGTTCCCTGCGAGACCTCTCTGATGCAG